The sequence TCAGCAGCTGCCTTTGTAATTATGTAGCGAACCAGAAAACCTTGGGGGCACGTTTAAGTCAATTATGAGTGGATCTCTGACTtggtatctccatgaaaaatggagatattgttttgggtgtgtccttgtgtctgtttgtttgtctgtctgtttgtgtttcctgaccactatagtcagcataactcaagaacctcttgatgggttacgatgatatttggtatgtgggcgggtgttgtgaagccagaATTCAATGTCGACTtagggccccctggtatgtgaccttggaacTGTaacagaacttcaatttttgtatcttttgacctggacgtgctgtggtcttgttttttggttggcagatagcttgtgatgtaataaagaagtggtgtaggttcgggccccctagcagcttcctctggaactgcaggggagtttttctaaaaatcttctaaggagaataactgaacaaaggaacaacagatttctatgatatttagtttgcaggtagcttagatagagatatacacaatgaagtgcaaattatgctaattagacctaatttgcatagcttatgaggaaaatctatatttgcagtgttttcctttatcagactcaaatacatgtaacgtttgtagtttatggaaagtggatcatcaacagtcagataccaattatgcaaataaattcctaatttgcatgataaatgcaatacaccatatctcatctaattggaaaattataagactgtcaatatgatacttagtttgcaggtagcttagacagagatatacataatgaagttcaaattatgcttattgtgacttcatttgcaaagctaatgaggaaaatctatatttgcagcgttatccattatcagactcaaatacatgtaacatatgtagtttatggaaagtggagcatcaacagataccaattatgcaaataagttcctaatttgcataattaatgcaaaacaccataattcatctaattggaaaattataggactgtcaatattgcaacatttgtaagttagataaaggtgtttatgaccaagcatatattatgcaaatttatatgtcctttgcatgaatagaattgttcatggagatatgaggtcgtggaactcttgtttttggaATGTTTTAAAGTATCCAGAGACAGATTTTCCAAAGTGATCTTTTGAAAGTGTACTATAAGGTGAGTTAACTCATATCGATGTTATTTTGGGACTTATAGTTTCGCTTGACATGATCTTAAAGTAAACGTAAAACGTAGGCACGATAGGTCGAACGTCAGACCAACCATGCATATAAAATCTTTACATTACATTCCACAAAACTGCAATCGTGTCTACACCATATGGAATACAGTGTTTGAGTCGTCGCATGCTGTGTTAAATTGTGTCTTGTTTGAGATATTCAAATCCAAGACACAATTTCCTCTCACTGCCACCTTCCATAGCATGTATAAAATACTGTGTGCCTGATGCATTGACGACAGACGTTGACACAATAGCTGGTCAAAATTATCCTTCAAAACTTGTTCTTTGTCACACCTAAGACATCAAACGGTAGACTGTCTACATTCTAGCTCCATCCACGATATGTGTTTAAGTTTGATGCATATCCTATTATCAATTTTGCTTTCAATTAAAAATGGTTAAAAGGAGCGGCATAATTGAGACCAAGAATGCCACATATCCACATATTTGCGGGACAGACGACGACATTATGTCTGAACAAGACGCGAACCGAGCGTTTTATTGAATGCCTACCTCAGCTACCTGACCTCCCTCAGTGCAATAAGTTCTAACTTCACTAGGAAAAATGATTTGATACAACACACATAAGCTAGCATTAATTGTGACGTCTATACGTATTTCAGCATGAAAAACATTACGGTTCTACTAGTGGTCCTTTCGGTCGCCCTGCTGGTCGATGTTGGAGAAGGATACTGGTACGGGCGACGACGACGACGCCGTAcgttcatttattttatttgatAGCgatctttttttcagtttcttaAGTATCATCTTTTTTATCAATCATAATAGACTTATCTGACGCAGTGTACGAATCAACAAGCTgggtgctacatgtacctgtgaaaATGTACACACAAGACATGTACTTTTtacgttgtgtgtgtgtacatgtttgtttgttggtgtgtgcgtatgtgtgtgattgtgcgtgtgtgcgtttgtgtgtgtgtacgtgtgtgtgtctgtgtgtgtgtgtctatatgcgtctctctctctctttatctgtgtatgtgtgtatgtatatgtgtcactgcacgaaatggcctcgtatcccggcgtatacgtacagggattcctccggaaatattccatatcccggtgcggatttagcgtatccgttaattatatcggatacgctaaatccgcaccgggatatggaatatttccggaggaatccctgtacgtatacgccgggatacgaggccatttcgtgcagtgtgtgtgtatgtgtgtgtgtggctcaACTGGAATGTCTTCGTGTATAATTACCTATCAAACACAATGATCTTACCCATGGAAGGAATGATAACCATTTAACGAGTGTTGTGTTATTCACCAAGGCACAGGAAAGAGGTTAGGGGTCTTAGAGAAAGTACAGGAAGACGTTAGGAAGGTTGAGGGGGAGGTAGCCTGGGAACTGGCGATGGAGGAGTTAGACAATCTGGCTGAGATATTAAAAGGAGATGCCGAAGGTCAATTTCAAGAAGATACAGGTACACCATGAAATGTTGATGGATAAATGTCATGAAATGAGTTTGTCACACTTCCCCGTTACAATTTGAAGCATATCACAATGAAACACTATTTTAAAAGGTGGCTTTTTTCTAGGGCCATTCCAGAAGAAGGAAGAATCTGAGCTGCAGCTTGACGGTGAAGCTACCAATATGAAGGGGACTGATGGAGGTTTGGAggacgaggaggaggagaacGATGAAGGTCTTGTGATGGAGAAGTTAAACGATCTGGAGGACAAGCTAGATTTTCTAAACGAAGATCTGCAGGAGGGGTAGTAGGTACGATATCTTCGACAATTTATTCGTGGAAAACGAAACAATATAAAGGGTGACCGAATCGATGTTTTTTGTGGATTTAGCATAATTTGAATGTAAACTTACTTGTTCTTTCTCTTCTAGACGGGCAGATGTGATGGATGATTTTACGCCCCAAGCAACTCATGGGGAAAAGAATAAACAACTTTTTGAAATAGTTTTACGCACAAGAGCACACTAGTGCATTGCATCGATCATGGACATGAAGTCTGCTTTAATACAGCACTTTTAGCCTATGAAATACTGCTGCGTATCTGCAGTCGAAGATGATTGCTATCTTAGTGCTCATTCTGTGTTAGTCAGTGGTAACTAAACAGGATCTGCCCAAAGATGTACTACAGTTTGAATGTGCTTCGCTGGGAGCATTTCTCGACTGTGTTGTTGTATTTATATAGTATCACCTTGCATTTAGTTGCCGATGTGCTCACAACATCTGCTGCCTTCACGCCGCAGTGCATGAGTATCAAGTAAAGATGTGGAATATTTCTGGGTTtgattgaaataaaatgtttgcTTTTACTTCGTGTTTCGTCTTCAATGGGCTGAGATGAATGATGCTCTTTTGAGATATTTGACGTGTTTGTGGGCGtatttgtcgggctttctactttgccatgtttttttttgtctctataaaaaCCCACATAGAGACAAAAACAATTGACaaggtagaaagcccgacaaaaacgcctacaaacatgtcaaaaaccagccgaaatcactcctctgcttggagagtatgtggAAAAAttcagaaacatatttttcaaaacGATCTTTTAAAAGCGTACTATTAGGTAAGCAAACACAGAGCGATGGCTTTTATGACTAGTAGTTTTGCTTGACCTTCTTGTCAAGGAAATTAAAACGTAGGCACTATGACCTTGGTCAGAAtaaccacacaaaaaaatatacattatatTCCCCAAAACTACAATCATGTCTTATAATACACCATATGGGGTATCGTTACAGTGTTTCAGTCGTCGCATGCTGTTATATTATGTCTTGTTTAAGATTTTCAGATCCAACACGATGCTCTCTCGCTGCCACCTTCCATAGTATgtaccctactcttttcgacaaaTGTGGtggctcgaggtgtggctctcctcgaacCCGGGGTCATTTGATGTCCTACCCGAGGCGTAACCGAAGCTTTGTACTCATTTAtattacacctgagtggagtgaggaaagtcgcgtaaAGTAAGATTAGTGACATGAGAGGATTCGAACTTCccttactctctgtcccaaGAAATATCTACCAATCAGAATCTCGAACCAGGCTtgtgagatatcaaaaccggggAAAGCAAACCGGCCATTCCTCTGCACTaccgtagaaagccgctaggacgcccattatcaaacatttttttcaacccctatccacctacaaaatatcataaggatccatctaTGCCTTCTATTATAAGTTTAGTGAGCCCTCGTCCAGAAGTCGTCCGACCACATTTGTTGAGTGAAAATCACTTTAAGCTTGCTGTCCTCACAGTCGCAACATATTACATTACACAGGTGACGACCAGGATATCTACAGCATTACAGGTTCGAGCCACCGTTCAAAATCTGCGTCACAATCAGACAAATCTCATCTTTTCTACTAGATTTGTTGAAACTACATCGTAAAGGTAAGATTTCTGTAGTAAATGCAgaattacatgtaggtttagcgCTGAATCGTCAAAGCTGTAGAGGACTTCGATGCAGCTATtagggcgcggtcacattcATCGCAGGTCATTGTTGATATCGTAGGATTTTTTCAAGCAAGTTGTGACatcaccgacaaggatctaagacagccttttcggtAACAAGGCAGCCGAATTTTGTACGGCACATGCACGAccatcccaagaatgccctcagtttgcgactagcgtacgacgatcgtacgacaaaTGGGTCCGGGCCCTTACTGCAGTTATCAATCACATGTATCAATCAGCTATTTTGCTGCAGTATTTTTCATACGTTCGTACCTGTTTTTAACACTATGTAGGTAGTAGTataaaagctcatctgtgtaGGAATGTAAAGTGCgaggttattattattattagcaCCAAAACATGGCGTTTATTCGGCAGCTGCCATTGTTATAATGTAATGAGACAGCCAGCCTTGGGGGAATGCTTAAGTCGGGGTCCTTGAAACATGGGTGGGCTTAGCTCTAACTTGTTCTGGGAAAGTCTTCAGAAACAGTTTTCCCAAAAGAATCTTTTAAAATGCGCACTGTTAGGTGAGTAAACGTATAGCAATTTAATTGATGACTGATAGATTCGCGTGGCCTAATCGTCAAGAAAAGACGTCTTCTGACGATAAACAAGATTTTGACACAGTATGTTGTCCAATTTAGACTAAAATTGGCATTTTATTCgatcattttttcaaaaatcaaaggATGAACCGTCAACGTATCTGAGTTATGTACGGAATTTGAATTTATTACAACATGCGACATACCTACCCTGACAAGTTTTCTTTCAAGACGCGTCTAAGAGGCGCCATGATTGGGACCAAGAATGTCACCGATCCACTTTCATGTTTGACTGGATGAACGCGAAAGATGAAAAGGGACTTTTCATACAAGGTTTCAATAAAACGACCTTGAAAGAATATGTCTGGAACAAACGACACGATTTGTTCATGCTTGGGTCACCAaacctcagcttagcagctgcCATTGTTAAGGCGCTGACGAGCATCATTACATTGTCTCAATTcacagatatcaaaaccggagaAAGCAAACCGGCCGTTCCTCTGCAGTATCGTAGAAGGCCGCTAGGACGCCCATTAACTTTTAAGACCCCTATCCACCTACCATACATCATAACGATCCATTCTTGCTTTCTAtggttatgctgtctacaaataaatacacacacagaatggtgccggtgttcaggaattatcggtcccccaggaaaaacggtccccaatccatggtgggcgtggcctaaaaagtacgaaggcccacagggccacagacatagatatcatccacaaacactgtctttgaattgaatacttaatgccaaatgtatgaattgtaagaaggtgggacggacattgtccataaacacaaatatgaacgtttcatcaacaaaaagtatcagtttttggccattgcagggacacattttcccgggggagccaggatttccggtcccctcataggaaagtcaacaactcttctcctagtagtgatgcatttggaaatatactttatttttaaattactttaacttgagttgatgctcttaacacaaaaatataaacgtttcaagggcaacagtctctgcatttgtccattgagggaattcaggggaaggggactcattttcccggggtagatctagccgggattttcggtcccctcatagaaaagtcaacaacgcttcttatgatgaacttggaagcttctttgtcaacttcaaggcgcttatctgaagatttagcacaactataaaggtttcaaagcaaaacgttttcagaacttggccattgaggggatttcaggggaaggggacacattttcccggggtacccgggattttcggtcccctcatagcaaagtcaacaacgcttctcatgatacatttggaaacttttttttttttaacttgaagACAGTTctctgaagacataacacaactataaaagtttcaaaagcaaaaaatatcaggatttggccattgaggggatttcagggtaaggggacacattaTCCCGGGTGGaactagccgggattttcggtcccctcataggaaagtaaaaaacgcttcttctgatggacttggaaatttttttgtcaaattgaaAACGCTTCTCTGgaaacttaacacaactttaAACGTTCCAAAGGCAAGATGTCTCAGCATTCCGGCCAttaaggggatttcaggggaaggggacacattttcccggggtacccgggattttcggtcccctcataggaaagtcaacaacgcttcttatgatacatttgtaaCCTGTTTgccaacttgaagacgcttctctgaagacgtaacacaaatacaaacgcTTTAAAAGCAAGAAGTCTCATGATTTGGCCATTCAGGGGATTttaaggggagggggacacattttccccgAGTAAAACTGGctgggattttcggtcccctcataggaaagtcaacaacgcttcctATGATGGATTTGGAAATTGGTTGTCGACAAGGCGCTTCTATGTAGACTTCACACAGCTATatacgtttcaaaagcaaaaatgagttgaccattgaggggatttcagggtaaggggacacattttcccgggccggggttaagccgggattttcggtcccttCGTacgaaagtcaacaacgcttctcctgatccatttggaatcctgtttttatacttaagacgcttctctgaagacataacacaactataaacgtttcaaaagcaacaagagttccgcgacctcatatctccatgaacaattctatttatgcaaatgacatacacatctatataatatatgcttaatcataaacacctttatcttacttacacatgttgcaatattgacagtcctacaattttccaatttgatgaattcctgtgtttttgcattaattatgcaaatgaggaatttatttgcataattggtacctgttgatgctcaactttccataaactacatatgttacatgtatttgagtcttataatggaaaacactgcaaatatagattttcctcattagctatgcaaattaagtcccaattagcataatttgcacttcattatgtaaatctctgtctaagctacctgcatactaaatatcacggatatccgtcgttcctttgttcagttattctccttagaaggttttcaggatgacgcccctgcagttccagagcaagctgctagggggcccaaacctacactactttttcattacgtcacaagctatctgccacccaaaaatcaagaccacagcacgtccaggtcaaaagatacaaaaattgttctgctacagtaccaaggtcacataccagggggcccaaaattgaccctgaccttcggcttcacaacacccgcccacataccaaatatcattgtaatccatcgagaggttcttgagttatgctgactacaagagtccggaaacacaacacaaacacacacacacacagacacgccaaaaacaatatctccatttttcatggagataaaaagcctCAGCATTGGACCATTgtggggatttcaggtaaaggggacacattttcccgggccagggattaagccgggattttcggtcccctaatgagaaagtcaacaacgtctcgtatgatggacttggaaacctgtttttccaCTTGAAGATGCTTCCCTGAATActtgacacaactataaacgtttaaaaagcaagaagtctcagcatttggctaTTGAGGGTATTTCAGgcaaaggggacacattttcccgggccggggttaagccggaattttcggtcccctcataggaagtcaacaacgcttattatgatggacttggaaacctgtttttcaacttgaaggcgcttatccaaagatttaacacaactataacaGTTTCAAAACCAAAAAGTCttagcatttggccattgaggagattttaggtaaaggggacacatttccCCGGtccggggttaagccgggattttcggtcccccaataggaaagtcaacaacgtctctcatgatggacttggaaacctgtttttcaagttgaagacgcttctctcaAGACCTGaaacaactataaacgtttcaaaagcaaaaaatcttagcatttggccattgaggagatttcaggtaaaggggacacattttcccgggccagggtagccgggattttcggtcccccataggaaagtcaacaacgtctctcaTGATGGACTTGGAcacttgtttttcaacttgaagacgcttctatgaagatatgacacaactatacatgtaaatgttccaAAAGCAAAAAGTCGCAGCATTTGACCATTGTGGgcatttcaggtaaaggggacacattttcccgggccagggt comes from Branchiostoma lanceolatum isolate klBraLanc5 chromosome 2, klBraLanc5.hap2, whole genome shotgun sequence and encodes:
- the LOC136428789 gene encoding uncharacterized protein: MKNITVLLVVLSVALLVDVGEGYWYGRRRRRRTGKRLGVLEKVQEDVRKVEGEVAWELAMEELDNLAEILKGDAEGQFQEDTGPFQKKEESELQLDGEATNMKGTDGGLEDEEEENDEGLVMEKLNDLEDKLDFLNEDLQEG